In the genome of Fervidobacterium nodosum Rt17-B1, the window TCCGGCTGTCCTATGTTGAGATAGTAAATATTTATACCTCTTTTTTTAGCTTCGTCTGCGTACGGGACCAATCTTCTTATTGGACTTGCGGGTGTTTCAACTGCCCTTTTTGATACCATTTCTCTTGCCTCCTCTTCAAAGAAATATTTTTGATTAGCCTCCTGAAATACGTTTTTTCTTATTTTTTCAAAAAATTCTTACTTCCCTTTCTTTTCCAAAAGAGTTTATCTAAAATCTTAATAATTTTAATTTTTTATCTTTAATGAATTAATTCATTATTTTTATGTCGCTTTATTCCTTCTTAGATTATTTTTTTTAACTACTTCCCCACCATTTTCCCTCAAACTAACCCTCTTATGCCCACCTGGTTTGTTCCACACTCTCACATTCCTTCGTCCTATTTGAGCGGTTAAACCCCCTGTTTTTGGAGAATAATTAAGCGAGTCTCATTTTTTCACAACCACCACTCTGTTAATTGCGCCTTTCCTACTTTCTTGCTCGTTTAATAGTTCATCATATTCGCTCGGTGTCATATATCCTAATGATCCGTGCGGCCTTATCTCTTGGTAGAAGTATATGTATGCTTTGTATGCATTGTATACGTCTTCTATGTACTCAAATTCATTCATTTGTACGAATTCTCTCTCTACTACTGAATGATGTGACTCTATGTATGCTTGGCTGTTTGGATTGTTCTTGTATCCAAATTCATGCTCTATTCCCATTTCTTCCAGGTATCCTTCCGTTGCTTTTGATTTGAATTGTGGCCCATTGTCTGTCCTTATCGTCAGTTTCTTCGTATCTACTTTCCTGTATTCTATCGCTCTTTCTATGCATTCTATGAAGTTCTTCGATTTGCTCTTCTGTCCCAAATGTGTCCCTACTATCGTTTTGTCTCTCACGTCTATTATGTCAAGCATCGGTACGTATCCGTCTTTCTTTGTCGGTATGAATTTAATGTCTGCTTCCCAATATCTATTTGTCTCTCCTATTTCATGATCCTTTGGCCTTTTCTTTGGATGTTTTGCATGTTTCTTGTACTTACGTATTAGTCCGAGTTCTTTCCTCATTCTGTATATTTTCTTGTGATTTACTATTATTCCGTATCTTCTCTTCAGTACTTTCGAGAGCTTCTTGTCTCCAAGTGTCTTGATGTAGTATTCTGGAT includes:
- a CDS encoding IS3 family transposase, with translation MLISLKYKRIGVCLRYLLGKFQMSSSTFYATTRTFFSIDWIKGKSKRRCKGYSTKVTGETISDEEIEGLLVTIYENENCNDPEYYIKTLGDKKLSKVLKRRYGIIVNHKKIYRMRKELGLIRKYKKHAKHPKKRPKDHEIGETNRYWEADIKFIPTKKDGYVPMLDIIDVRDKTIVGTHLGQKSKSKNFIECIERAIEYRKVDTKKLTIRTDNGPQFKSKATEGYLEEMGIEHEFGYKNNPNSQAYIESHHSVVEREFVQMNEFEYIEDVYNAYKAYIYFYQEIRPHGSLGYMTPSEYDELLNEQESRKGAINRVVVVKK